The Gilliamella apicola genome window below encodes:
- the rplU gene encoding 50S ribosomal protein L21 encodes MYAVFQSGGKQHRVSEGQVVRLEKIEVETGAEVVFDKVLMVANGEDIKVGAPFVEGATIKAEIVEHGRGDKVKIVKFRRRKHYRKQQGHRQWFTDVKITAIA; translated from the coding sequence ATGTACGCAGTTTTCCAAAGTGGTGGCAAGCAACACCGAGTTAGCGAAGGACAGGTCGTTCGCTTGGAAAAAATTGAAGTCGAAACAGGTGCAGAAGTTGTTTTCGATAAAGTTTTAATGGTAGCAAATGGTGAAGACATCAAAGTTGGTGCTCCGTTTGTTGAAGGTGCAACAATTAAAGCAGAAATTGTTGAGCACGGTCGTGGTGACAAAGTGAAGATTGTTAAATTCCGTCGTCGTAAACACTATCGTAAACAACAAGGTCACCGTCAGTGGTTTACTGATGTGAAGATCACTGCAATCGCTTAA
- the rpmA gene encoding 50S ribosomal protein L27: MAHKKAGGSSRNGRDSQSKRLGVKRYGSQEVLAGNILVRQRGTQFHPGTNVGCGRDHTLFALIDGQVKFEVKGPKNRRYVSVIANS; encoded by the coding sequence ATGGCACATAAGAAGGCGGGTGGTTCATCACGTAATGGTCGTGATTCCCAGAGTAAACGTTTAGGTGTTAAACGTTATGGTTCTCAAGAAGTTCTTGCAGGTAATATTCTAGTTCGTCAACGTGGAACTCAATTCCACCCAGGCACTAATGTAGGTTGTGGTCGTGATCATACTCTATTTGCCTTAATTGATGGACAAGTAAAATTTGAAGTTAAAGGACCTAAAAATCGTCGTTATGTTAGTGTAATTGCTAACAGTTAA
- a CDS encoding DMT family transporter has protein sequence MIKQQNVKLGFALAMLTAVMWGVVPIAMKYALVVIDPLTLAWSRLSISAIGITIWLAYKKQFPNLAIFKKRRRFILLMIAGFGLLGNFALFATAVQYLSATTAQVVSQMGIVIFMISSAFIFKERLRSTQIIGITILLIGLGLFFNKNIADLFANMSTYGIGVWLALLASVSWACYALAQKVLLRKLRAEQLLWLIYLICAVFLWPFASPSIITNADGTQLFAIIFCGLNTIIAYGALVMAMERWQAAQVSAITTLTPLFALIFSDLFALIWPERFAMQYLNILGYIGAVSVVAGAMFATIGHHIWHPRKGWLINRKKGKSNEIC, from the coding sequence ATGATAAAGCAACAAAATGTAAAATTAGGTTTTGCATTAGCCATGTTAACTGCGGTGATGTGGGGCGTAGTTCCGATTGCGATGAAATATGCGTTAGTGGTTATTGATCCATTAACTTTAGCATGGTCTAGACTTTCTATTTCCGCAATTGGTATTACTATTTGGCTTGCATATAAAAAACAATTTCCAAATTTAGCAATTTTTAAAAAACGTCGTCGTTTTATTTTGTTGATGATTGCAGGATTTGGATTATTAGGGAATTTTGCATTATTTGCTACTGCAGTTCAGTATCTTAGTGCTACAACAGCTCAAGTTGTTAGTCAAATGGGTATTGTAATATTTATGATTTCAAGTGCTTTTATTTTTAAAGAAAGGTTAAGATCAACGCAAATTATTGGTATAACAATATTGTTGATTGGATTAGGGCTATTTTTTAATAAAAATATTGCAGATCTTTTTGCTAATATGTCTACATATGGCATTGGTGTATGGTTAGCTTTACTTGCTTCAGTTTCATGGGCATGTTATGCGCTGGCTCAAAAAGTTTTATTACGAAAATTACGTGCGGAACAGTTACTTTGGTTAATTTACCTTATTTGTGCTGTTTTTTTATGGCCTTTTGCATCCCCTAGTATAATAACTAATGCGGATGGTACCCAATTGTTTGCCATCATATTTTGTGGGTTAAATACCATTATTGCTTATGGCGCATTAGTGATGGCTATGGAGCGCTGGCAAGCAGCACAAGTTAGTGCTATAACAACTTTAACGCCATTATTTGCACTAATCTTTTCTGATTTATTTGCGTTAATTTGGCCAGAAAGATTTGCTATGCAATATTTAAATATTTTAGGTTATATTGGTGCAGTATCTGTTGTTGCAGGCGCTATGTTTGCGACTATTGGACACCATATTTGGCATCCAAGAAAAGGTTGGCTAATTAACCGAAAAAAGGGGAAGAGTAATGAAATTTGTTGA